In a single window of the Rhodamnia argentea isolate NSW1041297 chromosome 2, ASM2092103v1, whole genome shotgun sequence genome:
- the LOC115731651 gene encoding uncharacterized acetyltransferase At3g50280 gives MTPPPPPQSVRFISDCFVKPPQLPPRSNRPLHLPPWDLAMLSVHYIQKGLLFPLPPPCLDPAFDRPAFIRSFLEKLKRSLSSALFHFYPLAGRLATLKGTDPAFYTVFVDCADSPGARFVHAAIDLTVADILSPTYVPEVVQSFFDHDRAINHDGHALSLLSVQVTELADGVFIGLSINHAVGDGASFWLFFNSWSEIFRAQEKGAVDVVQLSRPPVLTRWFPENHPAPLSLPYTDDPSSFLAHYEAPELRERVFHFSAESIAGLKAEANRQCGTTNISSLQSLTALVWRCITRARRFPPSQVTGCRMAANNRARLDPPLPAEYFGNSITPVRTAAMVGELLGGGIGWAARLLHVAVAEHSNAKLREWNEEWIKRPQVYHLDKTFDSYSIMMGSSPRFDKYGNEFGLGKAVALRSGYANKFDGKVSAYPGREGGGSIDLEVCLPPATMAVLEADPEFMAAVTVS, from the coding sequence atgactcctcctcctcctcctcaatcCGTCCGATTCATCTCCGACTGTTTCGTCAAACCGCCCCAGCTTCCGCCACGTTCGAACCGTCCTCTCCACTTGCCGCCGTGGGACCTCGCCATGCTCTCCGTCCACTACATCCAAAAGGGCCTCCTCTtccccctccctcctccctGCCTTGACCCTGCCTTCGACCGCCCCGCTTTCATCCGTTCCTTCCTGGAAAAACTCaagcgctctctctcttctgcccTTTTCCACTTCTACCCGCTCGCCGGCCGCCTCGCCACCCTCAAGGGGACCGACCCCGCTTTCTACACCGTCTTCGTCGACTGTGCCGACAGCCCCGGGGCCCGGTTCGTCCATGCCGCGATCGACCTGACTGTGGCCGACATTCTCTCCCCTACGTACGTCCCGGAGGTCGTCCAGTCCTTCTTCGACCACGACCGGGCGATCAACCACGACGGTCACGCCCTGTCCCTGCTGTCCGTGCAGGTCACCGAGCTTGCCGACGGCGTCTTCATCGGGCTCTCCATAAATCATGCCGTCGGCGACGGCGCCTCCTTCTGGCTCTTCTTCAACTCGTGGTCCGAGATCTTCCGAGCGCAAGAGAAAGGCGCCGTTGACGTCGTTCAGCTATCGCGTCCCCCGGTCCTGACCAGGTGGTTCCCGGAAAACCATCCCGCCCCGTTGAGCCTGCCTTACACGGACGATCCCTCGTCGTTCCTCGCCCACTATGAAGCTCCCGAGCTCAGGGAGCGAGTCTTCCACTTCTCCGCCGAATCCATCGCGGGGCTCAAGGCGGAGGCGAACCGGCAATGTGGCACCACCAATATTTCATCCTTGCAGTCCCTGACTGCCCTTGTATGGCGGTGCATCACTCGCGCCCGCCGCTTCCCGCCCAGCCAGGTCACAGGTTGCCGGATGGCTGCGAACAACCGGGCAAGGCTGGACCCCCCTCTCCCGGCGGAATACTTCGGAAATTCGATCACGCCGGTGAGGACAGCGGCAATGGTGGGGGAGCTGCTGGGCGGCGGCATCGGGTGGGCAGCGCGGCTCCTGCATGTGGCGGTGGCGGAGCACAGCAACGCAAAGCTGAGGGAGTGGAACGAGGAGTGGATAAAGAGGCCACAGGTATACCACCTGGACAAGACGTTCGATTCGTACAGCATCATGATGGGGAGCTCGCCGCGGTTCGACAAGTATGGCAACGAGTTCGGGCTGGGGAAAGCTGTGGCTCTGCGAAGTGGATACGCGAACAAGTTCGACGGCAAGGTCTCAGCCTATCCGGGCCGCGAAGGAGGCGGGAGCATCGACCTCGAGGTATGCCTTCCACCGGCGACGATGGCAGTCCTCGAAGCTGACCCGGAGTTCATGGCCGCCGTGACTGTTTCGTAG